TTAGCTCATCGACCAAAGTTCGTGTTGTCTTCGATGGAGCTGCTGAGTATGGCGGAACATCGATCAACCAAAATCTTTTGCGGGGTCCCAACTTGCTGGTTAGCTTGTTGGGTGTTCTTATCCGGTTCCGGCGAAAGTCGATGTACTGGAAGCGATGCCATAAGGGGCGGCATTGGCTTCTACGATCGGCGTTTATAAGGCCAGCAATTATTCAAGACTGATTTGATGACTTTCCGCCCAGAAAGTATCCAGTAAAGTGAACGTATACTTGCTAACAACGTCTCAGCTTTCACATGCAAATTTTTCACGGGATGATCCCACACTATCCGTTGAGTCAACAACTGATCTCGTGGTAGCAGAATGGGATGTTTTGCTGAGTAGTCTACCGGGGCGTGGTGGATACGTCCGCCTACTCGTAACTGTCCGACGTCGTCTAAAAATGGCTTGAAAGGACGAAGTTTAGACGTCAGCGGTAGTTCCAGGTTTTTTCTCAGGGCATAGATTTCTTCCTTGAAAGATAACGCTTGAGCACGTTTGACGCAAATCACTAACGAGGTTGACATTTCTAACACCGTTAACTCTCCGACTGTCAGTTTGTCCCCATGTTTTCTGGATTGTgtatttctcacgaatctcaAACACCATGCTAGAACTCTCTGATATCTAAGCAAACTCGAACAGTTTTTTACGCATTGGTCTACGGGATGATtctcatcttctgtttttattgCCAAAATGCGAATCACATTCACGTCACTCTCTTCCGGCTCAGCAATGTCAACCCAATTGTTCCATTCAGATGGATCGAGTTGCAAGAATTGCGGTCCTTGGTGAAACTGGAACAACTCGTTTACGTTCTGTGGGTCAATACCACGACTGCACAGGTCAGCAGGATTTTTGACTCCAGCTACATGACGCCACTGCCGACGATTGGTGTTTCTTAGGATTTTGCCAACACGATTGTTCACGAAAACTTCGAATTTGCACGTTCGTGAGTAGATCCAACGTAACACTGTTTGCGAGTCGGTGTGAAAGGTAACGTCTTGTAGGTCCATTCCTAGCTCTCGACAAACGGTGAGGGCTATGTTCAGACCTTCAGCTGCTGCTTGAAGTTCTAGCCTAGGAATTGTAAGGCCTTTGAATGGGGTGACATGGGTTTTCGACATGACGAAAGACACGTCTATCGAATGGTCTTCATAGACCGAACGGAAGTAAGCCACAGCTCCGAAGTCTTTTGAACTTGCATCCGTGAATACATGCAACCACTGCTGCTTACAGCTCCCCCCATTGAATCTGTAACACAGTGGCACCGAAAGCGTCTCGAAATTTTCAAGATGTTCGTACCAGTGTAGAAAACGTTCACGTAATTCTTCCGGTAGAAGATCATCCCAGCCAATCCTGGTTTCATACGTCCAGatgtcttgaagaagagacTTCATCAAGAAGGTTACAGGCGCTACGAGACCCAATGGATCGTAAACACTGGAAATGATGCTTAGGAACGTTCGCTTGGTAAGAGTGTTAGGGTTTGATGACTTGTTAATTTTGAACGTTAACATGTCTCTCTCACCATCCCACATCACGCCAACGGTTCGTTCAACGGGCAATTTATCCAGGTCGAGATTCAGAGTTGGTGTGGCGAGTCCGAACTCACGTAAAGCACATCGCGTTTCTTGATGATGACGTCCACTTCGTGAGGTTAAAACCACCCAACTGAAGTAGGTTCTTCATTTGGCGGGCCCATTTAACTACCTCATCTTCGGAATCGAATGAGTCAAGGTCGTTGTCGACGTAGAACGTACGTCGAACACTGTCTGCAGCTTCTGGAAACTGGTCAcgatgatcgtctgcagttCGGTTCAGGGTGTAGATACAGGTAGTTGAGGATGAAATTGAGCCAAACACGTGAACGGTCATGTGGTACGTCAATGGAGCAGTACTGCTGCCTGGCGTCCGGTAAACAAAACGGTAGGCTGACTGATCTTCTTCGGGAACTTGAACCTgatgaaacatcttctcgatgtCTGCACCAACCGGGATGATTGGTTGGAACTGTAAgatctctacaagtgaggaacTGAGCAGCTCTGGCGATTGTCCAGATGtcagcatcatcagtgaggcggcatgttcctaggcccccaccCCGCCGATCCGCATAGAAAAAGGGGACCGTTGCGTAGTTGGGtaagttgcaaataaggcctaggaacttcttgcactcagtgtccagttgggtaaggggAGGgtaagggagggaagaaggtgactacggaaaaaagtttttgccatggtgcaagGTTAGAGGCGGCAAgcttgtcgaggttaggggataaggtcagttggtaaTCGGAACCTTAATTTTccgccgatcggtgtaccaagatatgtttcttggtcatctggacccaagcaccgaattaattgatcaccaattcggcactgggtgtcagacggcttgcctttgtcgaataCCAGGCAAGCCCATTttccggcattaaattgcagcccaatatgtttgcggtgagggttaaaacgttttaaatattttggagctcggagggagaatttgtaaccacggcaatgtcgtcagtatatgccgtggttttcaccagcgagccaaataagaaaatcaggggttaatattggactttccggccctggcgaggggctcggaagccagtttaaaaataggggaactaaaaGCGTCACCCTagcgaacacctgctgtcgggaaaatgcggatggattctttcccaacagccaaatccatccgatttcccgaatatatgttcactaggatgcgccggaggtcctctggtattggaaggAATGTAAACTCATTCAGAACGGtgtgaggcacagatccaaacacgttgcacatgtccagccatgctatagacctgtgctttcgtttggtctttgtctcctcgaccaccgtctgtaagagctgtgtatgttcctgaataccatggacccccgggaggaaatcCTTTTattcgggagataaccagccaaggtctgaagcgacttcCGTTATTCTCTGGCTCATCACttccgagaacagtttgtaaatggtaggaaaAAGGActggtctaaagttggaaagtcgctagtgtcccctttcttgaaaatggggacagttcgcgatgtcttccaacaattaggaatccctagcttccaaaccattttaaaaactgtttccagcagaatgcagttggggtcaatggctctaagatgacggtattctaggccataaATTCCTAGTGATctgttggtagcccggcgaagcttagcttcaagctcttgttgggttggcgcacgattaaggaagttcatctggtcctctgaaggttgggaccagtagcaggtgtcgtagagttccctcaCACTTTGGCAatgctgcggagatggtctcaatcggttgtaagtcctctttAGATATTCCTCctcagcttgtacagtaccatcgtaggagggtgaacggtcttcgagcacctctcgaacggctcttcttgggtaaatgttgaagagccgctgaatcttccttgCCCCGTACGCCTTTTCCTTGATCTGTcaccgggccttctgcatctgccggttttggtttctttttcttttgtcagggtttcctcggggttgttgAGGGCTAgagtcttgtaaaatttgttgtttagggagccagtcagctgtgcaacaTTCGAGGACGTCGTCTAGGTCGCTAAGAGACTCCGCAGCCCAAGAAGGCAGGAAACCAGAGACTAATAAAATCGTCAcctctttggctctgctcttctgagctgttgtgactacgtcctcgattgctttgctgactggggacaaaggttaaggtctcggggttaggtgaagggtctaaaattaCTGGTGATAAAATTTTGGGGttagtattttcttgtggagGGAGATCGTAAgtcaactaaaattttgtgtattgaAAGAGGTGGCAAACTCCCTtccaagatctaaaatagggctagcggtaaaatttcctggagcagagtcatagaaccctggttggttcacgctgagaggaatccctataccgcgtttcgttggtctgtatgtctaaaatttatacggttttggggcggggcacagtggtggaaactagaatcagagtcatctatcgagagaaaacTGAGTTTTTGATTGCCATTTTGGACGCTTATCCTATTGATATAAGAAGCTGTGAGATGTTAAGAAGCTCTAGAAATTCGGGATTTACGCCAAAATGGTTGGCAAGTGTGCTGCTCCATATTGTAAACCCAACATGCTATAAAAGTGCGCAAATAAAAGGTGGAACTGCTCTGTTCTCCGTCCCAAAAACAGCCGTAGGATTATGGCAACAGCAAATACCGTCAATCGTTTTGACGAACACTTCTTGTATTTGCACGCGTCATTTTGATGAGAATGAGATAAAAAGAGGGACTGAAGTATAAAACGTGTTTCATTCGATTAAACGATGGATTTTGAAGGAAGGAGCCATTCCGAGAAATTTCCTTACACCCAGTAAGTATACAATTCTTTTACAATATGGAGGGGAATTGTCTACTGCATGTTTTTAGTGTTGCCAATCTAACTCGTCCATCTTCTTAATCATGTAAGGTGATGCACAGGCCTGTTTCCAGAGAAATCCATTGGTAGTTAGTTAAATCCAGTATCCACCTTGATGTGTTTTCGGTGCAATTTTCTGCcataatttgattgttttcatttgccacGATGCAGATGTTAGTGTTTATAAGCCTTATGCTGTGATCTACGATGTATTCGAATTTTGTTCCCGTTGGCAAAGGGTCTTGGATATCATATTGGTTGTGGACTGATACTTGCGTGTTTATTGATAAGCCATTAAACATGAGATACGCAATTGTATCTTTTTTAgtcattattccattttcttctacgtttGTTATTATAGGATGTCCCATTCGTATCGAACCCCATGCATACGATATGCTGTAAAGTCTTTTCCCCAtagcttctttttcagaaCGGTTgtcaaaaaattcaatttcgttattAGTCGACCGTTTTACTTTGCTTGCTACTGGGTCTGCGTATTCATTGCAAGACCATGTATCTACATTTACTTGGTTCTCACAGGAtggtaatgaaattttaaaatttttatataattttgtGGTCGTCtctcctggaaaaataagaaatgtcaaAGGCATCCCTACTACTTTAAATCCAGGTTGTGtgaattctttattatttatatctggtttgttagagaaagttatttctatctgttttttattatctAGAAGACGGCTAGTGTTTACATTAACCATTGAGTTTGTTAATTCTATATTCCcttcacctttaaaaataatttgtgaattAGATGAATTCGTTGATCTATCTCCCCATACTATGGTGTtatgattttgtgtatactctccttcttgctgagtggtgtttaagaatccaaatggactttccactaagctttctggtgtctcttgttttaatgttatctCTTCCGCTAAGCAATTTAATGCATGGTATTCTTTGAAAGCATACCACTTCCCTTCCCCTGTAGGAGTTGATATAAAACTCAACGTTGTTGTTCCTGCCTGCATAAGATTACCCctgcattttttattatttaccatttcccagcattcaattgctgagagtaattttgtttcctgtgaataaactgtgtcaaaagaccctatccagaaagatccggttattttcttagtcttaatccattgtttgcaagtccatcctttccaagtttttactGGGTTTTGTTTAGTCATTAGCGTATAATTTGTTAGGAATCTTGGTTGATGGGTCGTGCTGGGGTTTTTGCAATAGTATGGTGAGTTAATATCTTGAATTCCTCGTGTTTTAAAATAGTTGCAATCGCATACAGACGAGAAGATTGTGTTGGTTGTTTGCAATGTAGTTAGAATGCAAATGAGTAgtaattttttctccatctgtttaaaaaaaattattgcattTTAGAAATTGGATGCCTGATTTCTCGATCTTAAATTATATCGTGACGTTGTCCTAAAGTCAGAATTAGTCTGGTCTATTGGATTGGGGAATAGCATTCTTGGATCTAGgaatgatattatgggttgTTCCGGTTCAAGTTGCTTTTTAGGCCTCCCTGGTCTTCGTCTAATGGCTGTCGTTTCTGCTTTTTTCTCTGACTatctcttgttcttgtttggcCGGAACATCTCGTGCTATATAAGGTTTAAGTCGGTTGCAGGGaacaatcgatttttgtttttcatttgtaatgttttggatttcgtacgtaatttctgagaaaccacgtatgattttaaatggaccattccatctatttataaattttctgGCTTGGGGTGGTGCTTTTAATAGTACGAGATCACCTGGATTGTACTTGACACTTTTTGTCCCGTCATCATaatactttttctgcttcgtttgagctttgaacaaatgcTGGTTCGCTAATTCTTGAGCCTTTTTCCACTGGCGAGAatattcttcatgttgatttccTTCCATCTCGTAATGACGGTTGATTTTAATGTCGTTTGGTAGAATGGGTTCTCTTccgtagaaaaggtaaaatgggctATCTTTAAGAGTTTCTTGTTTTAACGTGTTGAATGCGAATGtgacgaatggcagatatCTGTCCCATTCCTCGGGTTCGTCTACCACATAACAAGCAAGCATATCACATAGCGTTCTGTTAAACCTTTCTACTaatccatcggtttgtggatgatatgcaGTTGTACGCATctgttttatcttaaataatttacatatttcttgaacaatatttgataaaaaatttattccttgatctgtcaacacgatttttggggctccatattttgttattaacttatttactagaatattggctattgtttgtgcggtttgatttttcattggaaatgtaaagacaaatctactggcatagtctgataatactaaaatatatttatatcccttaacactttcttgaattggtcaaactacatccattgcaattctttcccatACCCTATCTATTGGTGGGAAaggttgcaatggtgctttactcgtgtcaaatgcttttcgtcttGCACACTTTAAACAACAGTTAACGTATGCCGTGTCATCAGatcgcatattaggccaagaATACTGCCTTTGTAGTCTTGCCAGAGTCTTTGTTATACCTAAATGTCTCGCTAATATGTGGTCATGATTTTCCTccatgatttctcttattttcacaatgggaactactatccttccatatctatcaattagttcttgtttctcatttaacttatatccatttatatttacctttttatttccgttctgtatctttttaagattctctattattcttcggcaatagttatcttcatgctgtaattcagtccattctttctccaaattattaacctgggattctgttttcgattcttctttagcaatgggtaatattggaatacgactaagagtgtcggcgttttggtgtgacttaccaggtcgatatccgattacgatgtcaaattcttgtaatttcaatgcccatcttgCTAGTCGTCCTGTCGGTTCAGATTTGCTcatcaaccattctaaaggtcgatgatcagtgaataccgtgaacttccggccgtataagtacgttctgaatacttctacagcatgaatgattgcatatgcttatttctctgttgttgaccatttggcctcacggtcgttcagatgtttagaagtatacgcgatgacgacttctaggtcgtctgattcactgtgatcctgttcgtcggtcacagctgaatccgctgattggggtggagattgtatttgtgccaagactgctcctattccgtatcctgatgcatccgtatagatgataaattcgcgcgtgaaattgggatagctcagaataggtctagatatgagacagttctttatacaatcaaaggcgtccctttgttcttccccccatttccattcgactgacttccttgtcagtgctgtcaatggatgagctttatcagcgaaaactctgataaattttcgatagtaacttgctagtcccaaaaatgaactcaattcttttgtgtttttaggtgcagggtaattaataattgattccaattttttaagatttggcgttatgccttgttctgatactatgtaacctaaatagtccaacttctcttgaaagaattcgcatttttttcgtttaagtTTAAAACccgcttttgtcaacaatttaaaaacttcttctaaatgttttatatgttcgtcaatcgaactactgaaaacaataacGCCTCtagataaaccaatgcaaactttaaaagtacatctttcaggatgttattcattgctctttgaaaagtgcttggtgcatttgttaatccaaatggcatacgattCAATTCGTATGGTccaaattcacatataaaggctgttttatatttctcgctttcttctatttctatttgccagtatccgcttaataaatccagtgttgaaaaatactttgaaccgcacaatgcatctacggtatcatctattctaggtaagggatatctatcttttatcgttattttgtttaattgtctatagtcaatgcacattctcatctcaccatcctttttgttaaccattacaATTGCCGCTGAGAATGGGCTATGACtgtctcttattattttattttgtagcatactatcaatcttcgattttaccGTATTTTTTAGCGCTTCAGGCGTTCTACGCAGACGCTAATTAATTGGTGTGCTAGCTCccgtattaatgaaatgtttgacattaatagccaacccaaggtctgattctttatctggaaacaatctttcgttttttacaagcaaccattcaatttttgtttttacttcattaggaaaatagggtattttaaagtccttcttttctaattttccattttcctggtttgataaatctaattgactaaaagctGTTAAATTAATGTAATCTTTTGTAGTTAATGaaagttcctcttcttctacatTGGATAAAGGCCTTAGTGGGATATTAATTCCcacttcggaaaaagttatgctatacaatggcaatatactttcggaaaaactatgttctactccatagtgatcataactgatctgcttatttttagtattaatttttacgttattgctagccaaaaaatctaaCCCTAAGATACAATTgtcattaagattttccatcacataaaagttgtggttaattaaatgattcttatttattgttattttaaattcatattggcctaatgatttgagctcttgtcctgatactgtcctaaatatcggatcatcggtgttttttatttgtttaaaatttttatcacttatgttaaaataaaagctagatgaaattaaactggctgctgcaccagtgtctactaaagcttttgtttctttttcacaaattctaattggtatacgtataagtttaggtatttctgccgtaaagttaggttttcatgatagtgattaatgcttttggaattatagagtgagtggtttcctacatttgacgtcgtcgttgacggttgatacgtgccatatcCGTCCAgcattctcttgcaatgtgtccctttttgttacacttgtagcacgtaatgtcactgtttttcgctggttgtgtgttgtgaaaaggttgTCCTCGTGGCTGATACTGATCCCCAGTCGATTCACgccatggctgattttgagggttcccaaaattttgaaatctGTTGGGTTGGTATATATTTCTTTGCGGTTGATACGAATTATTCTGTggccgttgaaattgtctttggtttagttgccgttgtccattttgatgtggcccgtattaataaggtgtttggcgttgcgttgtcgattcttgaaaactttcccttcccctctgggctttatagttttctctatatgggctggcttctctgcttctggGAAAATTTGGTTCTCGGCTGCGTGAGTAGCTTGATTCGCGGCTGTTTTGCTGGTTATTGTTAAATCGTACTCTCGGATACtgtggtcttgaattgtgttcccctGATTTTGATCTGCGAggctcgtattggtcagtgGCTGCTATGACTGCATTTTTTCcctgtgatatttcatttttattagcacattccatctctaaaattttctgtcttagtttctctatttcgaaatcctgttgttttccacGGTGTGCAATGCCAGCAATGACTGCTGTTAGTTTTTTGTCGTcgttgttttccttgttttgcaAGATTTGTTCtgaaataaacagttgtttgcatagtgcaTCGAATTCGTTGGCttcttctggcattcgtaggtaaagttccgtttttatttttggtaagatcccttggattAAAAGTTTAATTCTGGTGGTATCCcgcatcttttttactttactcaagagctggtcttccacaactgtcttgttgtggtcaagtttttcttctttttcttcgattccgtcgtataggttgtttagtcttgacacgaaagctctgcagttttcttccggtttctgttttagttgcaataattttttctttagcgtGGCTAGATCATAggcgtcttggaatcttgctatgattgctgatcTCCAGTCATCGTATTCAAGTTCATCTCCTTGTTctgatacgtattcttcgtgccAACCAAGAGCTTCACCtttaagtctgtctgaaaagaatcGTAACTTTTGGGTGTCGTCCcagttgttgtttcttgctacgtgctcagctgttttaagccactccgttatcagtttgtctgtgctttttcctttgtatggagggatggattttttatcttctcgagaGAACAGTTCCCCCAAAACTTTTACTATTGTTtgagtaaaggttttgatcatgtctatttcttctgcggtaggggctttttttgttgattttcctattgggTTGTGTCTCGAAGTCTCAGCTTCCTCGGAAGTATCGTGGTCAActcccatgattttaaaatttggtttctctttgttacGAAGCtcgttctgtttctgcaatagttctattgttttattctgggactctatttgtttttttagagtttcaatagtttgctgtTGCTTTAAAACTTGTTCTgtatctaattcgaaatgtaatgatttgttGTTTATTTCACTTATTGACGTTAGATCGTTGATTTATTCTATTAGTTTGGAAACTTCTCCTGTCTGTTCTTCTGTTCTAGAATTGTCTGAGCTCTCTGCTTCAatgtaaaaagcttctttttgcttatattccactagacgttcctcaaggcgttgtatcttgctctcctgtgttgaaatgagtgtttctttatctcttgtttgtctttcgaggtttctattccttgcggctaattctagttgccctttgtgtagacagcttctttctccttttgttgtttcgagagagttttttaattctattacctccttttctaattcgtcgcttctttctttctgtgccttttcgtgtttcttaaCGGTATTATAACTTTCTAGGAGTAACTAGTTTtcgtttatattttcttgaccttcggTTTCCACGTGTGCTGtagtttcttccttctttttcactagttttttaagatattcttcgttttctgtgttttttcgaagtatttgttctaattcactTGTTCGCTGATAAGTTTTTTCCAGTGAATTCTTTAAGCattcgttactttctattattttttcggtcgattgatttgggttctttcctttttttgcaatttgtttttgtaagttaaagttttctaaGCTGATTTCGTCTGTTCATTTTTCTCTGCGACTTGTTGCgcaagtgcttcttcttgaagaacggtgtttactttgatcaagaattctttctctttaccgttaacagtttttaactgttgtaaaagagtgtctacgttactaaattctcttccgagtgactgaatctgatctcttatagcttttgttgttttacttatcgtctcgtgagtgatttcgtctggcgtatttaaagtttcttttaacattgagtacgcaaattggtataaggcgttatgcgccgctgtatttgcctctttttttctatctccCAATTGTTTCATCGTGgctgttgttgaagttgtttgataactttttgatttttccttagtatacttgtattctaattcaactaattctttccagctgagaataaaCGCGGCTCTTGGCGTTTTAATTTCAGAGTCAGGATttgttatatcatgggttttcaaatttgggtttaCTGGTGGTGAAGTTTCGTTAGTTAAGTCAGGGTAAACGGAGTTGGTCCTGAGAGTAGTCACtggtaaaaaagatttctgcattcgcttaccttgatggattttgttgaccgacgcaagtagaaagaaaaaaatatataagcTCTTTATCCTCCTGATTCAATTTTATTGTCTATTGTTTCGAAGTCTATTTATACCGGTgacaaaatcttttatttcaatttcaagtctcgttgggacctccaattgtaagatttgccaggcgtgtatttattgacttctacaatagcaatacaatcaaaccaaggaGCATGACAATACTCTAagtattgttgcgaataacattgctttttatacagaattgcaagtggcacattgggtgtggcttagatggcggtggcgtgtggtcacttgCAGGCCCACCTTTACCCACGGGCAACCCGGGCGGCCGCCCGGGGTCCACAGGTTCAGGGGGGGCCAcggcagcaaaaaaaatttttgttttaaactaagacaaaaaaaaatgtgaattaaaaaatgtatttttttctttattgataATTTAATATGCTCGGCAAgttataaaaatatataatacaGATTTTATAAATTCAAAAAGGGTGAATGTTCGAGcagtaggggagag
This genomic stretch from Daphnia magna isolate NIES linkage group LG10, ASM2063170v1.1, whole genome shotgun sequence harbors:
- the LOC116932504 gene encoding uncharacterized protein LOC116932504 — protein: MMLTSGQSPELLSSSLVEILQFQPIIPVGADIEKMFHQVQVPEEDQSAYRFVYRTPGSSTAPLTYHMTVHVFGSISSSTTCIYTLNRTADDHRDQFPEAADSVRRTFYVDNDLDSFDSEDERTFLSIISSVYDPLGLVAPVTFLMKSLLQDIWTYETRIGWDDLLPEELRERFLHWYEHLENFETLSVPLCYRFNGGSCKQQWLHVFTDASSKDFGAVAYFRSVYEDHSIDVSFVMSKTHVTPFKGLTIPRLELQAAAEGLNIALTVCRELGMDLQDVTFHTDSQTVLRWIYSRTCKFEVFVNNRVGKILRNTNRRQWRHVAGVKNPADLCSRGIDPQNVNELFQFHQGPQFLQLDPSEWNNWVDIAEPEESDVNVIRILAIKTEDENHPVDQCVKNCSSLLRYQRVLAWCLRFVRNTQSRKHGDKLTVGELTVLEMSTSLVICVKRAQALSFKEEIYALRKNLELPLTSKLRPFKPFLDDVGQLRVGGRIHHAPVDYSAKHPILLPRDQLLTQRIVWDHPVKNLHVKAETLLAKANAAPYGIASSTSTFAGTG